GTTGTTCAAACAGCCAGCAGCCTTCTCCTTGGCAACGGGCGCTGCAGCAGCGTCTCCCACAGCAACTGTGGAACAGGAGTatggagggaagaggaggagtcAGAAAGTCAGGGGCGCAGCACAGAGGCCCCTCTCCAAAACACTGGCCTCAAGGTTTGAGTGTGTCAGGGTCCAAGCATCTGGTTtgtgtgtcctctgtgtgtgagGTAGATATGCGTGACTGTGCTTATGTGTGTCGGTATGTGTGGTTTTTAAGTGCGTCTGTGAGTTCTCGCCAGCGTGAATACGTGCAGTGTGCGTCAGTGTAAGCGTGCATCTTTGCTCGCACTTGTGTGTTTCTCCCtatttgtgtgtacatgtcagctcagtgtgtgtgtgtgtgtgtgtgcacctgtgtGAACTTTAAGTGGGAGCGTTTCTGTGTTTGCACCTAAGTGGTTGGTTTCATCTTCctgtatttgcatgtgtttgtgtgtgtttgcagacgTATCCCTGCGTATCTGTAATCCCATATGTGTTTTTGAGTGCACACGTGCACACTCCTAGCTGTTCCCAGCTGGCGCGGATGATCACATGACCTGACTGAGGGACGGCCATCAGCAGCGCCAGGAAACTGcctgcaggagaggagagagtgagagaaagagagaggagagaaagagagaggagagagagtgtcAGGCTGAGTTGAAGATGAGGGAGGGGTGTTGGGGAGTGGGAACGTGTGTTGTGGGAGAGAAACTGGGGGTgggaggtgtgtgtgggtgggtgctagagagatgagagagggaacagtgaggaagagaagtgaGGAGGGGggtgaaggaggaagaggaaggggtaATACAGTCCTCCTAGTCTTAAAATAACTACACCATGTATGTTCCTGCAGAAACAACagaagacagacagtcagatgGGGGTGGGGGAGGTCCTGGTTTTGTGTTGACTAGTGTTTCGAGCTACTTCTCCAGTCCCCCTTGTGCATCCTTGGCTGAGCCGCCACTGTATTTGGTCTGTGTGAAGTCTGTTTACGTTAGttctgtgcatgtgtctgtctgtctgttcgtctgtctgcctttttgtttgtctgcaCATATGGTTTATGTTTTGCACTCTGTTCATTTATATgctttgtgtgcgtgtttgttgtgtgtgtgcgtacacaTGCTTGCTCTTGGCAGGAGATACAGCACGCACACTGATGATGGAGATCATTAGGAATTTCCTGCAGCTGGGGAGATGCAGGGGGGGCAGGACGGGTGGGATGTGAGTGGgttagaaagagaggagaggtcaGAGTGAAGGAGAGTGTGAGTGAATTTGGGGTGGGGGGTGAGGGTCTGTATGTAAGTGTTTGAGTTGGACAGTCTCTGTTTGACTGACGTGAGAGTGTATGGAGCTGCAGAAACTTCCCCCAAATCGCCCAAACTTCAACTCTGTTTTTGTAGGTTGCTGGTGGTAATTTGTGTGCAAGCATGTCAGCCCCAGTAGTGCGATATATGTGTATAACATTCCTCTCCCCCTTtggcacacttacacacacctCAAGCTCGCAAAAAACCCAGGTCTGTTAAGTTTGGATGTGCTGAAATTCTCACTGTTCGGTGTTACTGCCTATTGGGCATACACTGCAGTCAAAGCAAAACCTTATAACTTCAcctattttgatttatttttcatatagTTGAATTAAAACTCTGCACTGTTTGGCTGGGTATTgagaaaaatattgaaaactttttttcccaCAGTAGGAATCAGTTGGGATCAGTTTAAGATGATGTCTAGGTACTGTTTAGTTTGTGCTCATGTTAAATGATTTTGTGTTCTGTGATGCTGCTGAAGTTGAATAAGGTTTGTTTTTATCACATCAATATGCATTAGAAATACATTTCCATTTAATTTTTCACACTCAGAGACCTGTAATTCATGGATAAGTATTTTATTTGATTACTACACAAAGTAAGTGTTTACAGTTCAGTGGCCACTTTAAAGGGATGCTGTACAGTATAATGtcatgtaatgtgtaatgttttattGACAAAGTCAGACAGAATTTTTTTATGTGGAATACGACATGACGCACTTGTTTCCACACTGTCTTTCACTGAAAACAATGCACGAGTCAAAAACAGTTGGTCATCACGTTGTTAAACAGTTTTGTTGATTGTCTTTTGCATTATTTTTCtctcaatcatttttttttttttttttattaaaagttgtgaattttttgtgtgttgtatgtAGGTTTGAGGCTGTTGGGGATGAAGATTGAGGTTGAATCAGAGTCGAGGTGGTGTGGAAGAACGAGAGGCTGATGGTAGTTGAGTTTCTACACGGTGTCACTCAGTCTCTGTGGACCCCCCTCCccacctctttttctctcctggcCTCACATacactctctccatctctctgttttATCCCCCCTTCTTCTTATCTGTCTAAACCTCTCTGTGGAgcttccccctcctcccctcaccACCTCTTTCTCactgcctctttctctctcccctccatgccccccccccccatgctgTTTCGGTGCTGCTGCCTGTCTCTTAGCAACAACTGCACACCCGTTAGAGCTCAGTGAGTgcttttacaaacacacacccaggaagacacacgcacacacacacacacacacacaaacacacacacacacacacacacacacacacacacacacacacacacacacacacacacacacacacacacacacacacacgcgcaaggTCTAGTTCCTCATTGAGGGTTGCTGCTGGCAGGCCTGTGAGTCTGCAAGCCTTTGTGGCAGTAAGATAGATGGAAAGAGAATAGATATGCTGTACAGATACCATGTACAGAATGATTGTTCCTCTCAGACTATGCACAACAGGGCAACTGcccaaactgaaaaatgacaagtTCTCGTCTCTGGTTTCACACTGGCATGTGTGCACATACATGCACTCTGAAGTGTGTTGTGCTGTTGTTGCCTTTCCTGTACCAAGCACAAAATACTTTTTACGTGCAGATGAGAAATATACATAatcaaacattttcaaaccGAATAGTCAATATGAGAGCTGCTCTTTGTGAAACAGATTCAACAGATCATCATGTGGGAGCAGTGCTCACCATCGAGACAATACTACGCCACTGTGTGTTCTAAAGCCCCACAGCCATTCACAGTAAAATGCACCAAAAAGCATTTGCTACGTATGACGGTGAATATATTGGAATGACAGCTGATGGATGCCAGGAGTGTTTTCTTAAACAATGAATCATAGTGGGAGCATTTGATTGGCTGGCATCTAAGCTCTGTCAGAATGCCCCCTGCCAAGCACAGTAGAGGgatatttgcatgtgtgtctttgttttgtgtgtgatcgtGCATTActatatatgtgtgcgtgtgtgtgtgacatgcatgtctttatgtgCAAATgcgatgtgtgagtgtgtgggaggATGAAGCTGTGGGGGAATATTtgcatgtgtctttgtgtgtttgtgagtgataGTGTGTGCATCTATGTGTAAGCACATGTGCAGCAATGTTTAATTAAAGCATGtgttcttctccttctctcatACACCGGTCAGATGGAGCCTTAATTAGAGAATGCTGTTAATAagatgagagagaaagtgagaacgATAATGGGAGAGAAGCGAAGCAGGGAGGCAGCACTGGGCACAGGAGGGAGTGGGTGAGGGGGttaaagaaagtgtgtgtgtgtgtgtgtgtgtctctctgtgtgtgtttatctccaTGTGTGTTTGTCCTAGTTGTGTCATTCCTTAGAGTAGCAGAACGTTGAGGTTGGTCTGCTCCATGTGTGCAGCCCTAAACTCTGCTACAGCAAAACTCTCacactcctccttctcttcctctactGTTACTCCTCTCGCCTCCTTcaactttttctctctcctcctaaatctgtctgcctctgtctaCCCCTCCACTTCCCATCCTTTCTCCATATCAGTCACGTATTTCACCTCCCTGCACTTCTCCtgtctctcgccctctctcaTACTttctcacacattcacacacttatTTGTGTCTTTCACCCTGTCCAATCCTTCTCCCCCACTTTCTttccctctcgctctctgtcgttctccctccctcctaaTCAGAGCCATatgttggagagagagagatctgagGATGGACAGGATTGTGttgtatgtgcagtgtggtacaGTGTTGGAGCCAGCCGTGCGTGTATATGCGTGCAAGTGTGGCACACAtgcttgtatttgtgtttgaatatgtgcatgtgtgaagtCACGTGTGAGTCTGATAGCACGTGTGGTCCAGATTTCGTAAGACTTGTTTGTGTTCTGGCAGTCTGTACTTccatttctcctctgctctgggTTTCTATAATCCCTCTATCGttcctgtctttctgtcacCTTCATCTCTCCATCCCCTCAACACCTCTATTCATCACCTCTCTGCTTCCCCCTGGTGGTTGCGATTATTCACACATTCTCATTCTTGTTGCACCCTCCAAGTCTAGTGCTTTGTAATGCATTTCAATAGTTTGGATGAAATGTGGCATGcagtgtgagtatgtgtgctTTTCACCACTACTCAATTGCTTTTTataattttgtgtatttttacaACATGAAAATCTACTCACTCAAATATGGTGAGATTGAAAAATTTGTCACAACTCactcaatcccacacacaaTACCTGAGTCTGTTCGTCATCATGTAGTGATGCTCCTCCAATAGAATAAATAAAGTGGCACAGGCTTATGTGTACCTACAATCTGCTGGTTCACATTGAAATGAAATACTagagtttaaaaatgtatattgcAAGTCATCCTCCAAAAAAATAGTGTCTGATGTGAGATGATGCAGCAATCACCAAAATACTGATTCTAGTCTGGTCTGAAGCATGCTGTGACATCATGTACTAATCTCttattctctttttcttcctgctCCACCCTCCTTCTCACtccttactttttgttttcCCCACTCACCGTTTCTCACCCCTTCTTCAACTCTGttccttcctctgtctgtctgtctgtctgtctgtctgtctgtctgtctgtctgtctgtctgtctctccctgtaGCAACAATGGGCAAAAGACAGgagcagaggggagagagagaagtatTTGAGCTCTCCTCTGCAGTATTGATGACCCAATGATCCCCTGCAGAACAGCGCCAGTCAGGCAGACAGACTGAGGCTCAACTCAGAATCAAAATCAGCGCTACAACCATTCGGTAAAAGCAACTGATTGAGCAGATTATGAATGGTAAATGTAATCTAATGTTGTCATGCTGCTGTGTGGGTGGTACAGTTAATAGAATAGAGTGGGTTACGAATTAGGTGTATGGCCCATTGCCAAAAATTCTATCACAACCGCAATTTCATCTGTGCTGAACGTTTTATATGTATAGTGTTTAATGCCTTACAATGACCAATATATTTAGCGGCAAGAAGTTTAGATGAAATGTCTCAAATGCAACAAGAAATTCCTATAAAAAGACTTCCTATCCAGTTGATAATATTACAATATAATATTATtgataatattgtttttatttctgtcctCAGGTCATTGAAGCATCTTGTCTGTTGTTAGAGGGAAGATAGCTACAAAGAAGAAACACTTCCCACAGTACCAGCAAGACTGTCCACTGAATGAGTGGCTTGTCAGATCACCTACATTCAGGCCAAACTGGGGCTCAAGTGGGCTTTGGTGggacaaaggaaaaaaagtgtgtgGGGGGGCTGGAGGAGCTGACAGGGCCTGAGCTCTGGACCAGGGAGCTTGGGTTTCAGGAGGGGTCCCAGTATCCCTCTAATGATGGACTGGCACCGGTGACCTCTGACCACTTTCCGTCCTCTCCTTCGTACCTGGCCAACGGCCTCCATCTACAGAAAAGGCTGGGGCTCAGCACCTGCCAGCGCAGGCAGACGGAGACTCAAAACAAACGCACATAGACCCAGATGTGCATGCACAGGTTGTTTCACACGCACACATGGATAATTGTGGACACATGGATATCAACCCACATACGGGTTCTGTAGGACCCGAACACTCCAGAACTCTCACACCAGAGGCCATACACACAACCTCACCTCAACCCCTGTCTTTGGCACTTGCCAATCATCCTGCCTCCTCTAACCAGTGGGCAGCCCCGGTGCTTACTGCGGAGACAGACAATCCCTCAACCTTTTGTCCAGTCCCCATTGGTCCAACCCCAAACACAGACTCCTCCCCTCTACCTGTGGAGGCAGAGAAGAAGTATGCACTCCGCAGCTCTGGACGTCCCCGCTTCCCCTGTCACTTGCGCAAATCCTCCCGCCTCCGCCGAAGCATAGAGGATGGGGAGAAGAgagcagggagggagaggggaggagagggggatgaTGACGTATTGGAGAAGATCTGGAGGGTTAAAGAGGAGGAAGTGGCTGTTGGAGAGAATGAAGAGCATTCGTCTGTGGAGGCTGTTCTCCCCACAGCTCCCTGCCCTACAGACATTGCTCTTGCTCTAACTGTACCCAAACCTGCTCCTAAAGCTATCCCTAAACCTGGACCCAGACTTGGGCATAAACCTGGACCTAAATCCAGGTCTAGACCCACACCGAAATCTGTCCATAAAGCAGCTCCTAAAAGTGTGAAACAGCGTCAGGCAGCCCAGTCCATAGTTCATCGTGCCCCACCTCATCTCCCATTTTCCAACACATCCACCATCGCTGCATCTTTGCAAACTGTGAAACAGGAACCTGTTGCGGAGTTGGGGGTATCTCCTCCTAATAACCGGAGACGTGGGCGCTTTGTAGGCGTAAGTAAATTTATAGTTACATATCATTGTCGTTGCTCCTTGACATAACACACAATTTCATACCATGAATGAAATAGATGTTTACACAATTTGTAATGGATTTGTAATGCCCATGTTTGATGTTCTCTGCTTTACAGGTGAGGAAGATTGTTGTCAAGGTAGCTCGCATTCCCGTCAGCCTTAGCCGCCGTCAGAAGAGCTACAAGATTTCCAATTTGGAGACAGTTACAGGGACAGAGAAAGGCAATGATGGCGGTCTAGAGGGCTCAGAGGTAGTTCGTGAGCCGACTGCACTTCTCCGAATGAAGAACAATGGGAAGAGTGTTATGGTGATGTTCCCTCCTGGAGAAATGCCTGTTATTCTCAAACGTAGGCGGGGACGACCACCTAAACAGGCTGTGCCAGGAATACCGGGAGAGCTTCCGAATGCAGGGAATGCTGGTGGTAATGGAGACCAGGCCAAGAAGCCCCAGAGGCGGCGGCGGACTAAACTCCCTTCCCCTTATCCATCCTATGTTAATGATACAAATGATGTGAAAACAGAGTATGGGGATGTTCTGTCCAAGCTGGCCTTTTTAAACCGCCAGCCCCCTGCCACTGGCCGCTGCTCTCCCCCACGTTGCTGGACACCCAGTGAGCCAGAAAGCTTTCATACTCCCTTGGAAAACCCTGGAATATCCACCATGCTCCACCGGCTCACTGGGTTTAGACGCCCCCGAGGTGGCAGAGGAGGGGGCACTggaagaggtggaggaggagcagggggGATTGGGGGCAGTGAGCGCAATAAGAGCACCTTCAGTGACTTCTTTGAATCCATTGGCAAGAAACGGAAACCGAGCCCCCTGTCTGAGCATGGATTACCTAGGAAAAGGGGAAAGGGTGTGGGTGGTAGGGGAGGGGGTATCGTAGGAACTGAGCCTGGGGGCGAGAAAATAGTCAGGAAGAGACGTGTGAGAAAAAATGGTGCATTTAAAGGGGATGGGGTGTCCATGGGGCAGGAGTGGCCCAATGGGGCAGGTGGCTGGGGGCAGGGGGGTATGGACAAGGAGAAAGGTTTGACTGGGTATCAGCTCTGTGGATCTCCAAGGGGGGGGTTTTCCTCCTGTGAGGTTGGAAGGGGAGGTACCTACAGCAGTTCAGGAGGAAGCAGAGGGGTTGGGCCAGCTGGGGAGGACTCACAAGGCCTGTTTGCTGGATATTTCCGGTCCCTCCTCGACTCAGATGATTCATCAGACTTGTTGGACATCTCCTCCTCACAGTCAGACCCCCGAAAAGCTTCATCCAACCCTGGTTATGAGCCATCCAGTCCAGCTACGGGTCACAGCTGGTCACCCGCATTCCCCAAGTGGAGCTCCAAGGGTGCAAGTTCTGGGGTGGAGGGTTCAGCCCAGACACATTGCTCCTCAGCAAGGCCTCCATACAGCTATGGCAGCCTTGCCCAAACCTCCCCCACCACTTCTACCTATCCCAAAAccactcctccatctctctcacactctcctAGTTCTCCCCATCCATCCTCTTTTGGCCACTACTCCTCTGGCTACTCATCCTCTTCTCCTGCAGTGCCACAGAGATTATCAGATTGCAGTTTTGCATATGGATCTGGACCCAGCAGTGGCAAGGCCACCACTCTTGGTCAAATGGGTTATTCTAGCTACCAGGCAGCAGCCAGGCGAAGCTATGGTGGATATTCTGCAGCAGGTCATTCCTCCATGGTGCGGGGGGAGTCAACAGGACCCACATCACCAGGAGGAGGGTACATGTCTGTGGCCAAAAGTAGCCCCTTCAGCTCCTCCTCTCCAGAAGGTTACAAACAGTACAACTCCAATCAGTGGAGCTACAGGTAAATCACTTGTGCGGCCTGTCATCATAAAAATACTCAAAAATGAATACAGTGAATTCAAGAAAGTTCTGAGTGGCCTTTTCACACATAATCTGATTTATGGTATGAAAGGGTTTTTAATGAATAATGGATTAAATGTTTTCTTagtattaaattattttttttaccaactaATAAAAGTCTGGCCACAGCAGGATCAAAGAGATGTGAATTACTTAATACTTACTTTTTTGCCCTTGCACATCATTTCCTATTTTACCATGTCCACCATGTGCTAACTAACGGTTGATACCTGACATCAGTTAACTCAGGGCTAAAATGTGCACTGTTTATCCAGCTAGGAATCTATAGTCAGAACCTGCATTAGTAGTTTTCTCTTCAGGTTCCTCTTATTGATTGGTGATATTGCAACACAGAGCAGGGAAAATTAAAATACCTGCACATTTCTTaagggtgtttgtgtgttttacaatttgtgtttctttttcagaCAAGGTTATGGTAGCTGGTCAGACAGCTATGGACCTCAGTACCACGGCTACAGTGAATATGGCTCCAGTGAGTCCAAAGACATCTTGGATATCTCAAACTACACCCCCCAGAAGGCCAAGCGACAACCTTTTCCTGAAAGTCTATCAGAATCCTCCTCTGACTCTTCACATCTTGGCTCTGCAGCCACTGGTAGTGGACCTAGCTCCACATGCGGCACGTACAAACTAAATGAGGCTGCTTCTGTAAGTGGAGAGGGTGTTCAATCAAGTCTGTCCAGCTTGGAGAAGTTGATGATGGATTGGCATGAGAGTGCTTCGGGGCCCTCGTATAACTGGAGCCAGAACGTCCTCTTCCAGGGCGGGGGAACCAGCAAACCCGGTCGCGGTCGAAGGAAACGTACTGAACCACAATCAGAAAAAGAAGGGGGTTCTGCTTTACACTCTGATTCCCCATCCAGTCCTTCCCCAACGCCTACTCATGGACCCAAGCGGGGAGGGGTTGGAGGGCGGGGCAGAGGATCTAGAGGAGGCAGAGGGGGTTTGTCTCCATGTCAGAGAGAGCGGCCATCAGGAGCCAAAGGTAGGGGCAAGGCTGCCTCTACATCTGGAGCTGGAGGAGCAGTGACTGCTGCAGGTCCAGAG
Above is a window of Sander vitreus isolate 19-12246 chromosome 14, sanVit1, whole genome shotgun sequence DNA encoding:
- the ahdc1 gene encoding LOW QUALITY PROTEIN: transcription factor Gibbin (The sequence of the model RefSeq protein was modified relative to this genomic sequence to represent the inferred CDS: inserted 1 base in 1 codon) produces the protein MSGLSDHLHSGQTGAQVGFGGTKEKKCVGGLEELTGPELWTRELGFQEGSQYPSNDGLAPVTSDHFPSSPSYLANGLHLQKRLGLSTCQRRQTETQXQTHIDPDVHAQVVSHAHMDNCGHMDINPHTGSVGPEHSRTLTPEAIHTTSPQPLSLALANHPASSNQWAAPVLTAETDNPSTFCPVPIGPTPNTDSSPLPVEAEKKYALRSSGRPRFPCHLRKSSRLRRSIEDGEKRAGRERGGEGDDDVLEKIWRVKEEEVAVGENEEHSSVEAVLPTAPCPTDIALALTVPKPAPKAIPKPGPRLGHKPGPKSRSRPTPKSVHKAAPKSVKQRQAAQSIVHRAPPHLPFSNTSTIAASLQTVKQEPVAELGVSPPNNRRRGRFVGVRKIVVKVARIPVSLSRRQKSYKISNLETVTGTEKGNDGGLEGSEVVREPTALLRMKNNGKSVMVMFPPGEMPVILKRRRGRPPKQAVPGIPGELPNAGNAGGNGDQAKKPQRRRRTKLPSPYPSYVNDTNDVKTEYGDVLSKLAFLNRQPPATGRCSPPRCWTPSEPESFHTPLENPGISTMLHRLTGFRRPRGGRGGGTGRGGGGAGGIGGSERNKSTFSDFFESIGKKRKPSPLSEHGLPRKRGKGVGGRGGGIVGTEPGGEKIVRKRRVRKNGAFKGDGVSMGQEWPNGAGGWGQGGMDKEKGLTGYQLCGSPRGGFSSCEVGRGGTYSSSGGSRGVGPAGEDSQGLFAGYFRSLLDSDDSSDLLDISSSQSDPRKASSNPGYEPSSPATGHSWSPAFPKWSSKGASSGVEGSAQTHCSSARPPYSYGSLAQTSPTTSTYPKTTPPSLSHSPSSPHPSSFGHYSSGYSSSSPAVPQRLSDCSFAYGSGPSSGKATTLGQMGYSSYQAAARRSYGGYSAAGHSSMVRGESTGPTSPGGGYMSVAKSSPFSSSSPEGYKQYNSNQWSYRQGYGSWSDSYGPQYHGYSEYGSSESKDILDISNYTPQKAKRQPFPESLSESSSDSSHLGSAATGSGPSSTCGTYKLNEAASVSGEGVQSSLSSLEKLMMDWHESASGPSYNWSQNVLFQGGGTSKPGRGRRKRTEPQSEKEGGSALHSDSPSSPSPTPTHGPKRGGVGGRGRGSRGGRGGLSPCQRERPSGAKGRGKAASTSGAGGAVTAAGPEGSGLFQEGLDYYSGDSSSLSPLATPNPAPSSSYLQDPCEYPSPYSAHPSTPSSEERYPALYPGESSSSLSPSVSSPPYPPKPTPPPPQSYHPVLSRTFSPSCSPSPRITPHCATALSPSHRPPPKDPQFSQYDSPSYCSSPYWYGQTSHSGSPSPHSHSTHSNTAVHTHSNPHSSPHGNTHGNPLASPNVNTHTHMNPTPHDPHHHNTQPHASLSSHTHSTSLLQSNPLSHSNPHANNQPHHNTHTNPHLPSHTHSNPSTSLHSHSTPALYEECSPPLTVPPHKRDLTPHTMSTGHRQVPLPHSPYPKPPLDSSPHQEDTGGFSLSHQSYQGMGHRYPSQATQGGGVLCQLLDTANDDSFSVTSL